Genomic DNA from Prunus persica cultivar Lovell chromosome G1, Prunus_persica_NCBIv2, whole genome shotgun sequence:
AAGtgacaaaattgtaaaaaacCAATGAAAGGCATGATAATGGAAAAGGTGTTTAATACTCACCGATGCAAAATGGTTGACATCTCGATGATGAGCTTCATCGGCACGAATCACAGTAATAACATCCTTCAGTGTAGAATCCTTAGGAAGCCTCCAGTAGTCAATTGCAATTGCAGGAGCCGGTACATTTTCAATCTTGCCACTATCGATATCCTTCAAATACTCTGTATAAGAGTGTATAGCCTCCTCCTCCAGATACCCAACAACCCTATGTGCCAGTTTTGGGGAAAGCACATAAAGAACAAAGAAGGCATTGAAGAACACTCCCTGCACAGCGAGAACCAGTAGTCTCTCGTACCACACGGGCTTCACAAGTTCCACCATCGTCATGAGGTGCATCCTCTCATTCTCTGCCTCTTCAAGTAAAGCCTTAATCCAACCACCACTCTGCTGGAACTTGCGGAGAGACCTTAAGTGCAGTAGCATTCCTCCCACCATACCAGGTACAGCTGCCACAGTTTCCAGCATCATTGCACGGCACCCATACCGCCTCTGAAACATACATTTCACTAGTTCAGAACTTCAGATCATACtggaaagaaaagggaaaaaaaaaaaaaaggctttgaCCATGACTTTTAACTAGTACGATTATGAACAATAACTTAGGAAGCTTCTACACAGATTACAACTCCTGACAACGAAGAGGCATCTAAACTAAATTGCAGTTATGGTATTTGCAAGTGTTTacccacaaaaatcaacaaacTTGACATGCAATTACAATAAAAAGTGGTTCAATTTTTTGCCTTGAAACCCAGGAAGTTATAGAGCTAACTACACTTCCCCTAATTGATGTTTACGGAGAGATTCCTTTAATGGAATGTAGATAAACTAATTAAAGAATACCAGCTATGCATAATTCTGTGACCATATAAGCAATAACAAACAGTCTGATCAACAAGgctgttttctcttcacacCAATGTTCTCAGTAAAATTCagtaaacaaaaaagagaggaaaacaaTGATAACATGAACCAAAAATATTCTACAATTGATATGTTCTGCTTCTTGTGTCAATCGATTgtattgaaaaattaatatttgcataacatgaaaaagattaaaaataagCAAAAAGTAACAAAAACCTGAAAGAAAACATCAGTTGGAATCCGAAGAAGCTTGACGGTCCTATACGCAACTCTGTCCAGAAACGTCTTCGGCACATGATGCTTGCTCAGATCAATCGACAAGTCTGACTTATAAGTCTCCCATGGCTacattaattaaacaaaattcaagatCTGCTAATTCAAATatagaaacaaaatttcaaatttcaaaaatatataaatataattctGACTAGTGCTTCTAACCATGAAGCAATTCCAAGGCCACTCACTCCCGTCCTCCCTTGTGATCTTCGGCCTCTGAATCCCCCAGTAATTCGAAACGACAACGCTATCACTTCCTTTCTTGGCGTCGTCGGAAACCGAGCTCTGGCTCTCCTTCTGCTCCTTCTCCCCCAGCGACGCCGTTTCAGCAGACTGCGGCACCGTGCTCATCATCCTCCTCCAGTAAAACCCCAAAACGTCACCGTTCCGGCGATTCAGAAACTCGGCGCCGTCCAACGGCCTGACGGCCACCGCCGTGGAAATGTAGCGGTTGCAGTTGCGGCCACCGAGCAGGCCACCGACAACCGACCTCACCGCGATCCGGTTCATCTTCTCCGGTCCTAGAGGGTTTTAGAGATCGttaatttgggatttttttggtaataaaaTGGTTGCTTAGTTGATTTTGTGTGGCTTTTGAGTCTTCAGGGACAAGCAGTAGGGACATATAATGGTAGAGGAGCAGAAGTTACTGGAAAGGGTTTTGATCTCCTGTTTCGCGGGAAGATCAAATGATTTTAACCCGTTTGCTTGGAGAGCAAGTACGGCATTTATTTCTTCCATCACGTGAATCTCGTTGGACAATGGCGGTTGTGTCGTGTGTGTGGGGGCGGGGGGGAGGAATTAGTAATTCTCTGCGCTCAGTGCCACAATTCTTCATCTTTCTCCTAGAAAATTTATTTACTGTTCACCTGTGTGCAGAAAAGTCAATGGTAAAATCACTGTCTTGACCAGCAGCAAAACTTGAGTCAAATGGAATAATCAAGTGAAAAAACTTATTACACATAGCATATCGTATTCggttaaaataacaaaataataatatcttGTTCTAACTTTCACACAAGTGTTTTCATTGACCAGACCTTGTGTGTAATTTTTTACGTGGAATTATGTAAATTACAATTACCCTTTGCATTGTTTTGCTATTCCCGTTTCACACAActtcatatataatttctttatgtGGAATTACGGAATTACCCTTCGCTGGATTCGAAGTCCATGGGAGACGTTGTCATGGGCATTGCTGGGGTGGTTCGGACAATTGCGTGGCTTCATCTATTTTGGACACCCGCTTCCTTTTATATAAATGTTTTATGTGGAACTACGGAACTGCCCTTATCTGGATTCCAAATACGTGGGACTTTATCATGGACACTGCTGGGGTGGTTCGGACAATTGCGTGGCTCCACTTATTATGGACACCCGCACTTACGTCGCTGCTGCTTTTTAGTGACGTGTGCGACGGAGGTATTTCCAAGTAGCACCGGCAGActtttatatttcaaaattcGCCATTGAAAATTCTGTAAAGGCAGCTGTGGGGCAGGAACCATGTACCAGTTTTCtaattacaattaaaaaaggaaaacacatgttaaaaaaggaaaacacatGGCATGCACTCTAATTAATCCACGTTTGTCGAAAGTTGAAGATCCGTccatattataatttaatgtaaTGATCAAATTTACTTGCTTCCCTTGGAGGTAGAAATTATCAAACGTTCTAAGCATATACAATTGGGCATGCTCCAATGGAAATGACAAGCAAAGCAATTAGATTTGtcaatttgattattatttgtttgcaATTTTTGAAGTCAAGTCAGGTGTGCACCAGGTGAACTTTCCCATCCTCAATGTTGTGTGAGGCAAAATATGTGTATGGAAGATGTGAGTTAGGTTAATTGGCTAATTTAGTGTATTCTTTACACTcgaatttgattttattttttgtaatttcgcataatttagattattatTTGTATATTTAAAAAAGGGATTGATTCATCCTGATTATAAAAATAGGCCACTGGATCCAATCAAAACGAAATTAAGAAGATAGAAAACACGCTGTTTACAATCTTATTAGATGTGTCTAGAAAACAATCTGTGTTCATATACATCATTTAGAATCTTCGTGAATATACAAGAGAGTATTTATTAGATCATAAaaggaagaataaaaaaaactcttttAATTCTTCACGTACATACAAGATGAGTTTTAGTGATAACCCAGGGGAGCTGGTGCTTCTCTTAACTCCTTCCCCTGAAAATGAATatcctgcaaaacaaaacacaaaacagaTGAGAAACCCAAATTGATAAGACACACCTTAAGATAAGATAAATTTGAGACTAATAATGCAAACATGGTTTTCTGGTTATAGAAAACagaatcaaacaaaaacaatgctCCTCCATGTATCAACGGAAGAAGTAACAAAAATTGTGAAACCAGCAAAGATCGTGGAAAGGCAGTTCATAAGACTCACAGATGCAAAATGGTTGACATCGCGATGGTGAGCTTCATCCGCCCGAATCACAGTGATAACATCGTGAAGTGTGGCATCCTTAGGCAGCCTCCAGTAGTCAATTGCGATTGCAGGAGCCTtcacattttcaattttgccATTTTCAATATCCTTCAAGTACTCTGTGTACGAGTGCACAGCTTCCTCCTCCAGATACCCAACAACCCTATGAGCCACTTTGGGGGAAAGCGCATAAAGCACAAAGAAGGCATTGAAGAACACTCCCTGCACGGCGAGAACCAGAAGCCTCTCGTGCCATGCGGGCTTCACAAGTTCCACCACCGTCATCAGGTGCATCCTCTCATTCTCTGCCTCTTCAAGTAAAGCTTTGATCCAGCCACCGCTGTGCTCGAATTTACGGAGAGACTTCAAATGCAGCATCATGCCTCCCACCATTCCGGGGACAGCTGCCACAGTTTCCAGCATCATTGCATGGCACCCATGCCGCTTCTGCAACATGAATAATGTTCAGTTTATATAATTTCCTCCAACCATGTCAAATTTTTATGTTCCCCTTTTATAATTTACTAAGAACAAACATCGGAATTCCGAAATTCACAAGCATTTTACATTGATTCAAGCTTGTAACAGACtcataataaaatcaaaacaaaagggGGGAAAAAGAAGTGAGGTGAGAAGGTAACAAATCAAAACCTGAAAGTAAAGATCCGAAAGAACTCGAAGAGACTTGACAGTCCTGAACGCCGTTTTGTCCAGAAACGTCTTCGGCACATGGTGCTTGCTCAGATCGATCGACAAATCCGCTTCATAAGTCTCCCATGGCTgcactcaaaattcaaaattcaaaattccataaataaataaataactaatttcaaaaatttagACTAGTCTAGTTAGTCCTCCTCCTGACCTTGAAGCAATTCCATGGCCACTCTGTCCCGTCCTCCCTTTTAATCTTGGGCCTCTGAATCCCCCAGTAACTGGAAATGACAACGCTACGATTGTCGTTCGAGCTCTCCTTCTTCTGTTCCTTCTCCGCAAAAGGCGTCGTTTCGCCAGTCGACCCCGTACTCATCATCATCCTAGTCCTCCACTGAAACGCGCCCAAAACGCTGTCGCTCCTCCGTCTCAGAAACTCCGAGCTCTCCAACGGCCTCACCGCCACAGCCGTCGAAATGTAGCGATTGAAGTTCTGGCCATTAGCGAGACCTCCGATCACCGACTTCAACACGACcctgttcatcttcttcgcttaaatttgggtttttgctTGTAGAAAAtcgatttatttttcttttgtcgtGGTGAGCTGAAGCGGGCTTGAGCATTTTATATGGTGATTGATTTGGCTGGAAAGCTTGAAATTCAACGGTAAAATTTTGGCAGTTGACGATCTTGACTTTGCCATCTCTCTTCGTCTTGTCTAGATTCCAAGTCTTTTGGGGTTGTATTGGTGCTGTCAAATGGCGTGGACCGATCAAATTCTTGCGTCCCACGCCGGAGTTTACGGGAATGACGTGTGTCCATGCTGGTGCTTTCCCGGAAGGGGCTGACTGGCCTGGCGGCTGAGAGAGGTAAAAAAGAATTGACTATTTCAATCATTCATAAGAAAGAATCAAGCATATCCTCAATCCCGATTCCCGACTATGCATctagaacaaaaacacattcATGTTAGATATAAACAGTAGCAGTGGTCCCCTTTAGAGATGACAAATCCGCGTGCAGGGACGGCCCGTCCTATTCAAACTCGtgcttttaatatttttgtgCCGTACTGTGTTGGTCCATTTAATTTATCAGATCGTGTTGTGCTAGCTCTTAGTAAAATCATTGATCCTGGCCCGGCCCAAAGTTCATGTCCATATTGAAACAGGCCGAGCCAGACTCGTGCCGTGCCCGTGCTTGCGCTCGCGCCATAATCGGGCCCAAGAACTAACctatttaatttgattttttttcacttgatttttttttgcccactatataattcaaattaaaaacattaaaaatataattagaggcaagaaatgatgaactacttgaaaacattaatcaatcaaacatccaaacaatatAAAAGGGGCGGAGGGCAAAAAGTGTCAAACTCCACAAAGTCCACTTCAACTTTTCATCTTTAAACagcttattattattattattatttaaattttttttaaggacctttcctattgaaagggcTGATAGCATATTAagctcacacacacaacacggatgctaggactcgaacccaagACCTTGCCTGAGgaagtaaatactccaaaccactacactagtggtgTATATGTCATATGTATTGATTAGATATCAAGTCCaatgttgtttaattaatttgtagttgatatgtttaattaattaaggacccAAGTAATTTTCCTAAAATGAaagacatcaaatatatgtttatgattataaaaaaacatataaacaatGACATTAGATGTCAAATTATtgcattttgaattttgagaagaaaaaaaaaagttaagtgGGCTGGGCTTGGGCTTGTGCCGTGCTTGAAGCGGGCTCGGGCCGGCCCATTAATATTCATGCTCGTGTTGTGCCGTGCCTCATTTAAACGGACTGGGCTCGTGCCGTGCTAGGCTGATGCGTCCCATTTGACGCCTCTAGTCCTATTCTCCTGGACCTCTGTTGTCAACCACCCTTGGATTAGATCTAAgggttgagaaaaaaaaatactgattaaaaaattataattgtaTCATCAAAACactattttgattattaaaaataagttttaaaaaaaccaaacaaccaccacctttaaaaaattctaaataaaatctttaaaacaagatctctataaaaaattaaaataaacaaaaaggcCGCCCCACCACACTAGATCTCCCCATCGCCTGTCCCGAACCCACGTCCACCCGCCCCTCTCTGTATGTTTGTCTCTATGACTCTATCATGTGGGATGGGTGTGGTGAGAAGAAAAATCCAGTACATCTAGCCACCCACCCAACGACGAATTGTTTGTCGTCTTCGGAATCTTGCCCTCATTTTGACCAGATTCTCTCATGGGTTGGGTCTTTCATCGCCACCATTCAAATGGGTCAGTTGTCGGATCATATTGAGGCCGTAAACGAGCTCACTTCTCCGAGTTTGTTGCAATTTCAATCGCAGTTGGTGGTTGTGAGTAATGGCGGATCCAGGATTGAAAAGCCAATTGGGCGGAACTTACATACTAAATTCAACGGTACgagtgaatttcattaataatcaGAAaaagatacacctagtcaGGGGGGGCGTAATATACCCTCAAATACATCTATACATAAATACAAGcttaacaacaaaaacaaaaaccacaaGTAAATGTAATACAAAACATCACTAgttaaatctaaaattttaCTCTGCGAGACTTAGAGTTTTAAATTCCTCAATTATCGATGCATTAGTGATACTATTAGCAAACTCTCTTTCAATGTGGAGGGTCATACAATCAACAAGAAACTCATAAGCTATGGTGCTTCGAAGCCGATTCTTAATAATtctcatacatgaaaaaactCGTTCCGTTGCTGTTGTAGAAACGGGAAGAGTCAACACCAACCGAATCAACCTGTTGATCAAACAATAGTTCTCTACCAAACTTGTTTCCACTAATTGTTGATATAAATGAGGAAGAGTGTTGGTTTCCTTAAAGCAAGGAAGGCGATGTACATCATTTGAAAATGCCTCAActttattttcaaatctttCAACTCATTTGAAAGGATATCAGCAGGATAGAATTTCTCTGCAAGTTTACATATATGCTCAATATTGAATGACTTGAATGAATTACGAGGATCCAATGCTGAGCTAAGAATAAGAAGTTCAACTGTTTGCTCTG
This window encodes:
- the LOC18789640 gene encoding ubiquinol oxidase, mitochondrial; this encodes MNRIAVRSVVGGLLGGRNCNRYISTAVAVRPLDGAEFLNRRNGDVLGFYWRRMMSTVPQSAETASLGEKEQKESQSSVSDDAKKGSDSVVVSNYWGIQRPKITREDGSEWPWNCFMPWETYKSDLSIDLSKHHVPKTFLDRVAYRTVKLLRIPTDVFFQRRYGCRAMMLETVAAVPGMVGGMLLHLRSLRKFQQSGGWIKALLEEAENERMHLMTMVELVKPVWYERLLVLAVQGVFFNAFFVLYVLSPKLAHRVVGYLEEEAIHSYTEYLKDIDSGKIENVPAPAIAIDYWRLPKDSTLKDVITVIRADEAHHRDVNHFASDIHFQGKELREAPAPLGYH
- the LOC18788949 gene encoding ubiquinol oxidase, mitochondrial, with product MNRVVLKSVIGGLANGQNFNRYISTAVAVRPLESSEFLRRRSDSVLGAFQWRTRMMMSTGSTGETTPFAEKEQKKESSNDNRSVVISSYWGIQRPKIKREDGTEWPWNCFKPWETYEADLSIDLSKHHVPKTFLDKTAFRTVKSLRVLSDLYFQKRHGCHAMMLETVAAVPGMVGGMMLHLKSLRKFEHSGGWIKALLEEAENERMHLMTVVELVKPAWHERLLVLAVQGVFFNAFFVLYALSPKVAHRVVGYLEEEAVHSYTEYLKDIENGKIENVKAPAIAIDYWRLPKDATLHDVITVIRADEAHHRDVNHFASDIHFQGKELREAPAPLGYH